A window from Fusarium musae strain F31 chromosome 8, whole genome shotgun sequence encodes these proteins:
- a CDS encoding hypothetical protein (EggNog:ENOG41): MAPAIVRSLRSASSITQHAPRAAEAFSTLSRRLLEGSKVLLARDDKGDDKNDRHKPSVEPESGSFDPHDISNAGFFFLFALIGVAFVCTGIWFFFWAKNGGFQFKETDWDDYKSTVLRRTGPNGTILSNATRPTNLGGGSVYKDVDDDNTTVVTESTTLTGITAGASDIGAREKRRRKQEKRDRERAKKGKKTSRHVGEAGVEDEEAELAAKKELRSYRHERPARVGGLNKESEGSEWDGSTNPGTESNVSTNLLSDRQTTPTTTPTKATGGIRKVYSTADRRENREAERMRAEARRLREAGRAARRDFSYQRAESYTRADSQVSESLLDGSQVTRTTDDSGDLGTKSYHHPMPELRELERERAREERRARRAQREYRRGRGEEC, encoded by the coding sequence ATGGCACCCGCTATCGTTCGCTCATTGCGCAGTGCGTCCTCGATCACCCAGCACGCCCCTCGTGCTGCAGAGGCGTTTTCCACACTCTCGAGGCGCTTATTGGAGGGCAGTAAAGTGCTGCTAGCTCGAGATGATAAAGGCGACGACAAGAACGATAGGCACAAACCATCCGTTGAACCTGAATCAGGCTCGTTCGACCCTCACGACATCAGCAATGCcggtttcttcttcctttttgcTCTGATTGGTGTGGCGTTCGTGTGTACTGGTATCTGGTTTTTCTTCTGGGCAAAGAACGGTGGCTTCCAATTCAAGGAAACAGATTGGGATGACTACAAATCTACGGTTCTTCGACGTACCGGGCCTAACGGCACTATTCTCTCCAACGCAACTCGACCAACAAACCTCGGTGGTGGCAGTGTATACAAGGACGTGGACGACGACAACACGACTGTAGTCACAGAGAGCACAACACTTACTGGTATCACAGCTGGAGCAAGCGACATTGGTGCACGTGAGAAGCGACGCCGCAAGCAGGAAAAGCGAGACCGTGAGCGTgcgaagaagggcaagaagactAGCCGCCACGTTGGTGAAGCgggtgttgaagatgaggaggccGAACTtgcagccaagaaggaactCCGCAGCTATCGCCATGAGAGGCCTGCCCGCGTTGGTGGACTGAACAAGGAGAGTGAAGGTTCCGAATGGGATGGCTCTACCAACCCTGGCACTGAATCTAACGTCTCAACAAACCTTCTTTCTGATCGTCAGACAACCCCTACAACCACACCTACCAAGGCTACCGGCGGCATCCGCAAGGTCTACTCTACCGCTGATCGTCGGGAGAACCGTGAGGCAGAACGCATGCGCGCTGAGGCCCGTCGTCTTCGTGAAGCTGGCCGAGCAGCCCGTCGCGATTTCAGCTACCAGCGTGCCGAGAGCTACACCCGCGCCGACAGCCAGGTCAGTGAGAGTCTCCTTGATGGATCACAGGTGACCCGTACCACAGACGATAGTGGCGATCTGGGTACCAAGAGTTATCACCACCCGATGCCTGAGCTGAGGGAGcttgagagggagagggcaAGGGAGGAGCGGCGGGCACGAAGAGCGCAGAGGGAATATcgacgagggcgaggagaGGAATGTTAA